The stretch of DNA TGCCCCCCTCTGCCATTGGCGCTTCATAACCAGTGTGGGACCCGAGTTGGAGGTGTCGCGCCACTGCTCATCACATCCGCAAGGTGGATAGTTGAGTCGAACGAGTCGTAGACGAAAGCtcgactttatctttgtcatggaaTCTTGGGCTTTGCTGTTGCCATGCTTATCATCATCGGTCACCACCCATTTCGTGAAACTGGTACTCAGGTGGCTTAAATCAGCTGTAGAAAACTGAATTAAAGATTCTCAGAGAATTGCAACATAAATCATGTTCGATTTCCTGAAACATCAAATAACTAGAGAAGAAATTAGTATAGTCGAGATGAAGATATAAAGATGGATGTGCAACAAATCTAAGGGGAGAAAAGATATAAGATAGTATGAAAATATTTCGAGGTGTACAGATGATATGATCACATGAGTTAAATCGATTAAGATTAACAAAGGAACATAAAGGAAACCTAAAATGATTTTTTAGAAACACGCTAAAAGGTTGGTTTCATACTTTTGATTCAACAAGAAGACAATCAATTTATTAAGAATAGATCTAAGGAACAATCTTTATCTCCTACTTCCAAAAGTAAAGTAGTTCATTTTCATCTCTGGGAGAACATAAGTCTGGAGAAGAAACCACAAAAAGACAGTATTGGTAGCATTGAACaaacatgatgatctcatcacatCTTGCATGGGTTTTATTAACATAGCGAAGCAGTGGTATCAATCTCTAAACGAATTCTTTGATCAGGCATTAAAAGAAAATTGATGAATACAGATTTGTACCTTCAGGCCTGAAGAAAGCCTTCCACATGGAGGTAGCTGACACTGAGTAGCTGTTAAAAAAGCAGGCAGTCTTGTGTTGTGGTTGAAGCATCTTTCAGTCTTTCGGATATGAAATGAAAGGAATTTGTTCAGGTAAAGTTCCAACTATGATTGGAAACCTCAAGTGGGTTGCAAGTTTCATTCATCTTCTCGTGTCAAGTCTTTGCTGAAATCACTAAAAAAGACAGCAAAGGTGCAGAGAAAAAGGTTGCAGAATCTTTTATTTTTGAGGGCATAAACACATTTACTTGGCCAAGTTGGTTTGCTGGAACATTATAAATATTCAAAAAGGTGACAAGACAGGAGCAATTAAGCCTGCAACAGAGTTATACAATTCCTGATGATATCAACATTCAATCAATCAGTTTTCATTAGTGATTTCTGCATCAACATCACTTATCACATGACAGCAATCAATAGCTTTAAAGATCTCTGCACATCACAGCAGTAGTGTGCTGGTTGCAAAGAAAACCCTATAGCCtcagtcatgaacttgcaaggaagCACACTGAGAGCTCAAGTACAAGAAGAAAACTGCAAGAGactctttttttgtttgtttttttcttaagaaaagaAGTAAAACATGGGATGAAGATAATAAAGTCAATCAAGCAGTGTCAGCAATGATAGACCCAAACAAGCACACACGACATGGGACCTGTGCAGAAAACCTAATATAACCTTTTGTTAACTATGGAGAATCTGAAAAATGGATCAGCATGTAGACCATTATGGGAGTTATGCTGTAACTTAGCACCTACATAactttataaattattatagatATCATCCGTATATTAGAAAAAATGATGAATAATTGTGAATGTTTGAAAATAAACCAAATATTAGCAAAACCATACACTGCAGCATCTTGATCTCCAGCAAACTAGAGCTGGTTTATGTAGCATCATCAGTGATTGCTGCATTTAACCATGTTACTGGATCACCAGAATAATGATCAAAAGGGCATTATCCCGAGTTTTCAAAAGCCAACAAATGCTACCAACCTCCACAGATATGTATACAGTCATTTATGTTTTTTAGCAGTGTTCAATTTGAACTTGTTCACTGGAGCTTCATTCATAGAATCATCAGAATCATTACAACAAGACAGACAATTATGCTCAGTTTTGAGTCCTGACCAAAACATTGACAGTGGTGTTTGctaattttgtactaaaaatatagaaatataaGAAATAGTATCACTCATCAAAACAATCTCTGTATGGACCTATCCAAACTATATCTTTAGAAGATAAATAAAATCACAAGCACATATGTCCAAAGGTGAGCTACCATCTTTATATGTCTCAAACAGTACATCGAAACATATATTATGTTCAGGAAATTGAAACAGTAAACCTTTATATGGAGGTACAGACCCATTAAGTAATCAAGTTCCTTTCCTCATTTAAATATCATAAACTAACATTAATTTCTGTTTCATATCCACTTAAATATCACTAAAAATTATTCATAGACGGTCATTCTCTCACCTATGGATGAAATAGAATAGAAAGACATGGAAAGAAAAACCTATAAAATGATATAATGACCTTGAATCAATATCAATTTCAAGAGAACTAATTTGTTTATCCCAAAACCACTGTGAACAAAGTCCAAACTGCAGCAAGGCTGCCAAAACTTTCGAAGACTGTTGAAATTAACCAAAACTACAAGTTACCATGAAAATGCAAATTGTTCCACCTATTACCAGTGGGATTACCATAAACACAGAAACATGTTATTTATGGGCCATATTGCATGACTAATATGTGCTTGTGCAGCAGTTAGTGCCATGCTAATGCCACAAAGGAACAGGCGGGCGAAATGTAAAAGCAATCCATAGACAAAACCATACATGAACTTGTGGTCCGGAGACAACTTCTGGCAAAGAATACCTACCTACAAGTGTGCACATTGTTAGGAATTCATGGAACACTATATCCTTGTTCTTATTTTCTCAGTTATTTAGCATAGATATGTCTACCTCTATCCTAGGGAAAGAGGAAGCACTATACAAGGACTGAAGGTTCGAGCTACATACAGTAATCATTTCTGTTCGACTAGCATTGTGTTGTGAGGGATTAGCAAAAGGTCCTATATGGTCAAAGATGCCCTAAACTTAAGCAATGAGGATCAATATTTTGGATAAGGAACTCTTTGGTTGAGTCTGCAAGTCATTTCCACTGTCTAAAACATTTCAAATTCACTTCTTCCAGCTCAGTTATTCTTCTATCTTCACTTTTGCTCCTGAGACATTCACAGTACCACATATCACAATAATGAAAGATAATCACAACCACCATCTGATCTAATACAAACATATCGTCAGCTGGTTTCCACTAAGAATTGAAAATTTAGATGACAGTGGAAATTTTGCTCTGACACATTTCATATCATGCCATTTTGGTGCCAAGATCTACTATGTCATTTTTTGGACCTTTCCAGCCGGCACAAAGAACATGCCAGCATATTATGCCATATCATGCAGACCAACAAGCTGAAACCCCCATGCCACCATATTTCAAATCCTGATTTACTTAAAAATTCAGAAAGGTCTCTCTGTGTACTGCCAGTGAAGCTTGTTTAGCCACTCAGCTAAATGTAACGAACCTTTAGACCAATGCTACAGACTAATTTTTTTGTTTTAGTTGTTTGGACTGATGACACCAACAAATGTAATTGAGTATTCTCTGTGGCCCTGATTAAGTAATTTTATGCATAGCTCCTTCTCTATCTGAGCTAAAGCATCATTTTAGCCAGATGGGGAAATACCAAGTGATAATCAATATATCTAGTTAATGATTCATCACAACTTACACTCAAGAAAGATGAAGTATTCTTTCAAGAAATTCTTGTTTGAGTTATTGGTAGACCAGATGGAATGTGTAGCTTTGCTAAACCAACTGATCTAGCAATCTTCTTCAATCTTGAACACACCAAGTTAAACTCATCCATGTTGAAGTATACTatgaagaaaatttaaagaattaTTTGATTTATTAGTAGACCAAACGAGATGCACACTTATCATTGTTAAAACCAATTGATTCAGCAAGTATTTTAATGTTGGAAACATTGAGTAAAACTCATCTTTGTACAAGTATTGAATCCATACAGAGACTGGAATGAGTGCAACACATATTGACCCATTTTAGACAAAGTAGAAAAAGTTACAAGTGATGTACCAAAAGCAACAAGAACTTCTTTCAAGCTATTTATAAGCAGGAAGTTAAAGCATTAATAGAAGAAAAGCATAAAAGAGAAGGATGCAAGATTGACCTTGGAGTCTTCAACAGCAATCAAATACTCCTTTGGTCTCAGGCAAGTTTTTAAACTTACAGTAGAATAATTAATGTCAAAGGAATGAGTTTAAATTGAAAAAAAACGAAAATTCACATTAACATGCAAAGTGGAACTGATATTTATAACCATACGCTGTAATTTTGACAATTAATATGGTACAACCGATTAGCTTTCAAAGATTTCCTTTACGGTTACTATCAGAAGTATAAAGCACAAGAAAACACAAACAATTCTATCATTGTCCATAGCAACTAGTGGAGACAAATAATTGAAACGTTCTCAGAGAAAAATGTGACGATTCAGTGGGCATTGGCAAATGGTATAATAACTGAAGCAAGCAAGATGTTTTAGAGAAAAAACATTCTGAAATAATCTAAGCCTTACAAATGCAGCAGTTTCATACGATGCTGCAAACTGAAGTATGGATTGTCTTTGTAAAGCTATGAAACCAACACTTAAGCAAGTCTATTTGACATCAAGTGTTGTACATACTCATTCCCTCAATCGTTTTATATCTTCACTCAACAAATAGAAATAGACCCAATGGTTGATCATCATTACGTAAGGTGTTTGGGAAGATTTGTTTTAACATACCCAAATGACATTTTCGTTCAACCCAAAAAAATAGCTTTGTTGACGCAAAAGCTCGAACAGCGTCCGGACATGAACATCAGTTAGGAAACCTCTTAATTCATACATCGATGAGATAAAATACCTATCCCATGGCGTCCTTGAGCGAGTCCCCTGCACCCTGGAAGAAGCAATAAGAAAGAGCGAAGTCTGCAATGAAAATTCCAACAAGGGAGATGACCACGGCAGACGTCGTGGACTCGCCAACCCCCTTGGCCCCGCCATGAGTCGTGACCCCCCAGGCGCAGCTGACGATCGCAATAATGGCCCCAAACACCTGCGACTTGATCATGGCGCTAATGATGTCCCAGGGGCGCAGCGCCCTCCTGGCGGACTCGAGGATGATGTTGATGCTGACGCCGAAGACAGCGTCAGCAAGGAAGGCGCTAGAGGCGAGGCCCACGAAGAAGCAGAGGAGGGTGAGTACGGGGAGGGCGAGGCAGCAAGCGATGACGCGGGGGGTGACAAGGTAGTCAACCGGGTGGGCGCCGAGAACGCGGAGGGTGTCGGTCTGCTCGGAGACCTGCATGGTGCCGAGCTCGGCGGCGAAGGCAGAACCGACGCGGCCAGCGGCAACGACGGAGGTGACGACAGGGGAGAGCTCGCGGGAGAGGGCGAGGGCGAGGACGCCGCCGACGGAGCGGTGGAGGCCGAGGCGGGTGAACTCGCGGACGAACTGGATGGTGAAAGCCATGCCGACGAAGGCGGCGGTGAGGAGGCAGACGCCAGTGGAGCGGGGTCCGACCCTCTCCAGCTGCTGCAGGGTGTTCCGTCGGTGTATGCGCCCGGAGAGGGCACGACGGGCCACCTGCCCGGCAAGAATCAGGGCAGAGAGGCCGCGCCAGAGAGGCTGGGGCGGTGTCCACGAGGAGAACAAAGGAGCAGGTGCGGGTGCGGGCGCGGTCTCAGGTGCGGGTTCGGGGGCGTTGTTGGTGATGCCATGGGAGAGGGAGAGGCGGACAGTGCGGCGGAAGATCAGCGTCCGCCGGGGTATAACTTTGGGGATGATTTGGGGATTCTTAGGGCTTAGGagtggggaggaggaagagggcaaGGGGCGGAGGAAGAGGACGGAGATCGCCTCCATGAGCGTGAGGGGAGGCGAAGTCGCAACAGGCAAATACAAAGCTTTAGGCGACGATTGTTCGGTGCATAGAGCATTGGAATTGTGCAAGTTCGTGTAACATGTGTCTTATTATAACGGCGTCAAAAGAAAATTTCACAGTAGGAATTTTATGTTTTGAATGCAAAAATAATTCCAAGGCATAATATCTCATCGTCGAAATTTAAAATTAAGTTCAAATTTAGAAAACATGTATCACTGATAACAACATATTGTTCTCGCTCCTCAAAATTTGATTTCTCAAACATTTAACAGATATATCATGATCTCCATTAATTATCCTTAATAATCCCTTTTGTTTTCCGGTAAGTGTCTACGGACCCTATCTTTAACACTTAGGCCTATTCCTTTAGCTTTTTGTATTTTTATATCACCCCCAAAGTCATTATATAGGAGGATATATTAACATATGAGGTGAAATTTAGATCGTTTATAAGTGTTATGGAAAGATATCATTGACATCGAGATCAGCTTAACATGGTTTGGACCTATGTGTATAGGATTATCCAAGGTATCTCCGACGTAGAAATGTTGAGGTCTTGATGTGTCACTTTTGCTCCGAGATCAAAATCGATAAAAATTTCTTCAATGTGAAAAAGAGAACTCTTGGTTATGTTAAAAATGAACTTTTACACTTGTTGTGAATATacgatatattttataaaatattcattaggAGATAGCTTTTAACAATATTTAATAACTTGGATAGCTCATAAATATTTGCTTTGGATCCATACTCATGCAAACATGTCCATGAGTAATAGCTTTTGTCTCTAAAGCATACTTTGATGGCTCTTTGGTTGGGTCTTGAAACATGAAGACTAGCTCAACTAACATGTTGGTTTTACACTTCTTTGATCACTTTTTTGAGGGGGAGCTCCGAGATGCTCAACCAATATATCTTGGGCGTAGGGGCTAGGAGCTCATCCTCTCCACCTTGAGCAGCGAGGCAATCGATGTGTCCTAACCAACCCACCTTATGCTGAGACGGGGTCAATGCCCGACCCCTCCACCTTGGTTAAAGGGGGTCAGTATTCAACCTCTCAGTCTTGAGCAAAGGGAGAGGTCAGTGCTCGACCTACTCTCCTCGGGCGGAGAGAAAGTCAACACCTGATCAACCCACCTTGGTAAAGAAGAGGTCAACACTCGACCCCTCCACCTTGGTCGGAGGACGTCATCGATGCTCGACCCACTCACCTTGGGTGAATGGGGGGTTGGCACCCGACCCCTCCACTGTGGTTGACGCCTAACCCACTCGCCTCGGTCGAAGAGGGGGTTTGGCACTCGACTAATCCACCTTAGGCAAAGAAGGGGTCGATGCCTAACCCCGACACCTTGGTCGAAGGAGAAGGTTGGCGTTTGACCGAAGGTGGTGCCCGACCCTTTCACCTTAGTGAGAGAGGATCGACACTCAATTAGCTTACCTTAAGTGGAGAGGAGGTTGACACCCAGGCCCTCCACCTTGGTCAGAGATGGCCAACGCCTAACCGACCCACCTCGGGTGGAGGGGGGGCGGTGCTTGACCAATCCACCTTGGCCAAAGGGGGTTGGTGCCCAACTAGCCCACCATGGGCAGAGAGGGGTCAGCGCCCAACCTCTCCACCTTGGGCTAGCCTCGAGATGGTCAAGTTTTCTCGACCTCCATATCTCAGGCAAGTCTCTCTTTAGGTGGGTCGGATTTTCGTGACCTAGTCTAACTTATGTCTTTGATGACTCTTCAATTAGGATGAGTTTTCTTGACGTGACATGTATCTTCTTATGCAGATAAATTTTTGCTGACTCGCATACCTTGGACACGTTTTATTTTATGTCTAGTGCCATAACGaattttttcttataaaaatcAGATTTTGTTAACTTACATGTCTCGGACATATTTTGTCTTATGCCTCCTTTCGTAACATGTTTCTTCTTACGTGAGTCGAGTTTTATCGACTTACATGTCTCAAACATATGTTGTCTAGCAATAGATTTTTGTTTATATGAGTCGAGTTTTGTCGACTCATGTGCTAGCTCATTTGTCCTAGTTAAGATTATGAACTCTTAGAAAGTCTTTATATTTTGTATTGACCTTTGCAtagttaaatataatatatatgccTATCTAatcattagaaaataaaaaagctGAGCCACGATTAACTCTCATGATTATCTTTTCTGATTATATTTTGTATTGATCCTCGCATAATTAAATATGATATATAAGCCTGTCTAATTATTAGAAAATAAACAACTGAGCCACGATTAACTCTCAAGAACAAACACATACCAATTGGTATGGTCAAGATTTGAGGCCATGATTATCTTTTCTTTAAAACAATGTTTATGCTTTCCACATTGGCATGTGAAATATCAGCTGTATGCTAATCCTGTCTTAGGTGAGTGCCTTATAGTCTTTGCAGTCTTATAACATGAACTGGACTGTTGAATTATACTTTTCATCACCACAAAGCTTTATGAGGTGCTTTTGTTACTTGCTCCCAATGAATCTTGACCACAACCCACACACTATGTTGAGGTTTATTTGATGACTATAAGGGATGATCGATtaaaaatgaaatatttttttattattctgaaATGCTATATTCGTCCTCTCTTTATCTTCTAAACGTCTTCTCAAACAAATTGATACTGCACAAGACTCCGTTTAGACGATGAAGTCCTTTGCAGCTTCTTCATAAAGGAGTAACGATGTCAGGCTTAATGGGCTTTTGTGATCCCCGTTCTGGAGAGCGTAAGCATTCACTGGTGGAGTACACATTACTTGGGAGCAGAACattatatgcatgcatgcatgccagAGAGACTCATATACTAATCTCGAACGATAAATACTGCTTGCTTTGTTGCTTCCTTGTCTTGTATTAGGATGGCCAATTCCTGTACCAACCGGCCCAAGCTGAGACGAGGCCGCTGATCCCTAACGTGACTGCATGGTTGCAGAAAGGATTAGGCGCGATGTCAGCCAAGGCAATGACGAAATCCGCTACGTTGGCAGCCACTGCCATCAACCTCATCACCCTCTCAGCTCTTATCTTCTTCGACTCCTCCTTGCCCCCGCCGTCGCCGGCTTTCTCCACCTTTTTCTGCTCCGCCAGCCCCTTCCTGATCATGATGAAGTCGATGACGACGAAGAATACGTAGCCCAGCGCCTCGCCGAAGGCCGAGATGTAGCTCATCTTCCGCGCCAGGCTCGCGTCCAGCGCCCCGATCCTTGACAGCCACAGGAAGTGGTCGAAGAAGAAGTACACCATCTCGCCGGCGTTGGCGAACACCGCGAGGAAGCGGAGGAGAGGCGTGGACCCGGGGCTGCGGCGGAGGGTGTTGAAGCCGGTGAGGAAGCGGCCGGAGCGGAAGGCCTTGCGGCTGAGCCCGGAGGCCACCTCCCAGCTCTTGGCCCTGCCGGCGAGGCCCGGATGGGCGGACTCGGCGTGCCAGTGCGCCAGCTTCGAGACGTACTGGAAGGTCTTGACGAGCTTGTCGATCCCGTCTCGCTTCGCGAGGAAAACGACCAGCTTGTCGACGGTGTCGCTCATGGCGTCGACGGCAGGGAAGGACGGAGGGAAGGGAGGAGGCGGAATATGAGCGGAGGCGCTGGGCTCGTTTCCGCCACTGGCGCAGGAGTTCGGATAAGGGTTTAAGAGCTGATGGCCACGATGCAATGCTTGTTTGTTCACCCCATTACTGAGATAGAATTGTTTTGTCTTCTCTGCAACTCGTTGGTGGTTGTGATGAACACCAAGTGAAGCCTCGTCATtaggcgatatatatatatatagaagaatTATCCATTGTGCATCAAACAATCTATGGTGCACAATTTAGTGTTTATTTCTTAAAAATGAACATCGAGTTGCAGCTATGATTCTGATTATCTAATGTATTGAATCATGTAATCATTCTTGTATTGAATCATGAGTTAACTGTTATAAGTTAATCATATACATTTTTACGTAGGACTAATGGCATATTACAATTTAAGTTACTGTTAAAAAAATGGTTGAGTAATAAAAGATTGGGAGGGTTTGGAGAGTTAATAAAAAAATAGTTTGTATAGTCTTTCAGGGTACAACAGCGTACAAAATACTTGTCAGGGCTAATTTGTAGGCTTTGgtcttataattaaaaaaattatattaaaatctatataattataaaaataaaatatctagaacATAGTCGATTTTActcatgaaaatataaaaataataaataaaagataattttaatattctaattgaTAGTGATAAATAATATTGATATCGATAGTGATGAATGATGGCGTTGCTAGGGGCCGTGAGTAGTTGTTGCGGACGAGGAGAGTGATGGTGAGAGACGAGAGTCACTTTAAAACTGCATCAACACTAATGCAATTATCGAGCGACTCTTTCACCGCTCCACATTTGTATCCGCATCGACATAATTGGCGAGTGGCAAAATGGCTATTGATGCAAATACCAAGTTATCTTTTCGTCATTTAACAATCGTGTCGACATCGATGAGGATATAGAGCAGTCCTCATCTCTCGTCATCTCTCTCCTCATTTACAATAATCACTCGCGGCCCCTGGTGGTGTCATCGTCATCTGCCACCATCGACACTATTCGCTACAACCAattggaatattaaaattatctgtaTGTTTATTATTTTCATGTTTATGTCTGtcgataaaatcaataatattcgaATAAATAGatgtaaatatttcactttcataattataaaaactttaatataaattttttaaacctaGGAATCATAATACTAAGAATATCTAACTATTGGGGTGAGTATTTTAGAATAAGTATCAAGTTGGAGATATAGCACTTTTTTAGATATACATGTATTTCATAACTCACAAAGAACATAATTACCAAACCCCAGACATTTCATGAGGAGAGAAAGATGTTTATggagatttaaaatatatatcgattcgatacatacaaatgaatatttataaaaatatcagaccATATAATTTGATGCTGATATGTATCAATCTATTATTATAATGAttgatatcaaataatataaattggtACATTACTAGATATGCTCTTTTCCATATCTTATCCACATTCCATTTTATTTCcccaaataatagaagataagaataattattgaagaaactttattgaagtaactttagcttaaatacattaacatatccctctcctatttatatagattaggagaaaAGATTattttggatcgatgcaaagaatggtttacgagcgagaggcttcgtgagtaaagagcagatcgctgctgctgTTGTGATTGCTGTTACAGTGAGGGCACGGGTAAgggcaaaattttatttttctcactgctctgatatcatgatgaaaataataaaagataagaataattattaaaaaaatttattgaagtaactttaacttaaatacattaacatgaccctctcctatttatacagattaggagaaaaaAATTTCCTTAACAGAATAAAAAAATTTTCTCgtagaaaatcttatcttctatgagGATG from Musa acuminata AAA Group cultivar baxijiao chromosome BXJ2-11, Cavendish_Baxijiao_AAA, whole genome shotgun sequence encodes:
- the LOC103972009 gene encoding protein TRIGALACTOSYLDIACYLGLYCEROL 1, chloroplastic, which gives rise to MEAISVLFLRPLPSSSSPLLSPKNPQIIPKVIPRRTLIFRRTVRLSLSHGITNNAPEPAPETAPAPAPAPLFSSWTPPQPLWRGLSALILAGQVARRALSGRIHRRNTLQQLERVGPRSTGVCLLTAAFVGMAFTIQFVREFTRLGLHRSVGGVLALALSRELSPVVTSVVAAGRVGSAFAAELGTMQVSEQTDTLRVLGAHPVDYLVTPRVIACCLALPVLTLLCFFVGLASSAFLADAVFGVSINIILESARRALRPWDIISAMIKSQVFGAIIAIVSCAWGVTTHGGAKGVGESTTSAVVISLVGIFIADFALSYCFFQGAGDSLKDAMG
- the LOC135627334 gene encoding peroxisomal membrane protein 11-4-like is translated as MSDTVDKLVVFLAKRDGIDKLVKTFQYVSKLAHWHAESAHPGLAGRAKSWEVASGLSRKAFRSGRFLTGFNTLRRSPGSTPLLRFLAVFANAGEMVYFFFDHFLWLSRIGALDASLARKMSYISAFGEALGYVFFVVIDFIMIRKGLAEQKKVEKAGDGGGKEESKKIRAERVMRLMAVAANVADFVIALADIAPNPFCNHAVTLGISGLVSAWAGWYRNWPS